CCGGTCACCGCGATCATCTCCTACCCGCTTGTCCTGGCGCTGCTCGTCTACGTGCTGTGGGTCTCGCTGACCTTCAAGCGGCAGGGCTTCGTCGGCTTCTGGAAGAACGTCACCGGCTACGACAAGTCGCTCGGTGCGGTGCTGCCGCTGGCCATGCTGATCGAGCTCTTCTCGAACCTGCTGATCCGGCCGTTCACCCACGCCGTGCGACTCTTCGCGAACATGTTCGCCGGTCACACCCTGCTGCTGCTCTTCACGATCGCCAGCTGGTACATGCTGAACGGCCTCGGCATCGCCTACGCGGGCGTCTCGTTCGTGATGGTCATCGTGATGACCGCCTTCGAGCTGTTCATCCAGGCCCTGCAGGCGTACGTCTTCGTCCTGCTGACGTGCACCTACATTCAGGGCGCCATGGCCGAGCACCACTGAGCCACCCGCACCCCGACCTCCCATAGTCGTCCGGTGGCCAACCCCCACCGGTCCGTAAAGAAAAGGAAGAACTGGCATGTCTACCCTTGCTGCTGTCGAAGGCTCCCTCGGCTCCATCGGTTACGGCCTCGCCGCGATCGGCCCCGGCGTCGGCGTCGGCATCATCTTCGGTAACGGCACCCAGGCCCTGGCCCGTCAGCCCGAGGCTGCCGGCCTGATCCGTGCCAACCAGATCCTCGGCTTCGCATTCTGTGAGGCGCTGGCCCTGATCGGTCTGGTCATGCCGTTCGTCTACGGCTACTGATCAGCGACACCAGTCCAGCCGACTAGACGAAAGGCACTCACATGAGCCCGATGCTCATCGCGGCGAGCGAGGGGGAGAACCCCCTCATCCCGCCGATCCCCGAGCTCGTCATTGGCCTGATCGCCTTCGTCATCGTCTTCGGCTTCCTCGCCAAGAAGCTCCTCCCGAACATCAACAAGGTTCTGGAAGAGCGACGCGAGGCCATCGAGGGCGGTATCGAAAAGGCCGAGGCCGCCCAGACCGAGGCCCAGAGCGTGCTCGAGCAGTACAAGGCTCAGCTCGCCGAGGCCCGTCACGAGGCCGCGCGTCTGCGCCAGGAGGCGCAGGAGCAGGGTGCCGCGCTCATCGCCGAGATGCGCGCGGAGGGCCAGCGGCAGCGTGAGGAGATCATCGCCGCCGGTCACTCCCAGATCGAGGCCGACCGCAAGGCCGCCTCGTCCGCGCTGCGTCAGGACGTCGGCAAGCTCGCCACCGAACTGGCCGGCAAGCTCGTCGGTGAGTCCCTCGAGGAGCACGCCCGGCAGAGTCGTGTGATCGACCGCTTCCTCGACGAGCTCGAGGAGAAGGCCGAGGCGACTCGATGACAGCGCACGGAGCGAGCCGCGAGGCAACCGCAGCCGCACGTGAGCGTCTCGACGCGCTGACGGACAACACGTCCGTCGACGCGGCCCAGCTCTCCGACGAGCTGGCCGCCGTCACCGCGCTGCTCGACCGCGAGGTGTCGCTGCGTCGGGTCCTCACCGACCCGGCGCAGACCGCGGAGTCCAAGGCCGAGCTGGCCCAGCGTCTGCTCGGCTCCCAGGTCAGCGGCCCCGCCGCCGACCTGGTGGCCGGCATGGTGCGCTCCCGCTGGTCGCAGTCGCGTGACCTGGTGGACGCGCTGGAGGAGCTGGCGAGCCTCGCCGACCTCACCGCCGCCCAGCGGGCCGGCACGCTCGACAGCGTCGAGGACGAACTGTTCCGCTTCGGCCGGATCGTCTCTTCGAGCACTGAGCTGCGTGCCGCGCTGACCAACCGCAAGGCGGGTATCTCGGCCAAGAGCGAGCTGCTGCGCAGTCTGCTCGGCGGCCGGGCCGCCCCGACGACAGAGCGTCTGGTGACGCGCCTTGTCGCCGCGCCGCGGGGACGTAGCCTGGAAGCGGGACTGGAGTCCCTGTCCAAGCTCGCCGCCGAGCGCCGGGACCGCATGGTGGCCGTCGTGACCTCGGCGGTTCCGCTGAGCGACCCGCAGAAGCAGCGCCTGGGTGCCGCCCTCGCGAAGCTCTACGGCCGCACCATGCACCTCAACCTGGACGTGGACTCCGAGGTCCTCGGCGGGATCCGGGTGCAGGTCGGTGACGAGGTCATCAACGGCTCGATCGCGGACCGCATCGAGGACGCCGGCCGCCGCATGGCGGGCTAGCAGCAACTTCATAAGCAGTACGCAGTACGTGTACCTACGGCCCGGTTGGGCCGTGCAGAGGATTCCTGGGGGTCGCCCCCAGACCCCCAAAGTGAAACTTCGGGCCCAACAAGGAGAGCAGGGAACCCAGATGGCGGAGCTCACGATCCGGCCGGAGGAGATCCGGGACGCGCTGGAGACGTTTGTCCAGTCGTACAAGCCGGACGCGGCCTCGCGCGAGGAGGTCGGTACGGTCACCCTTGCCGGCGACGGCATCGCGAAGGTCGAGGGTCTTCCCTCGGCCATGGCCAACGAACTGCTGAAGTTCGAGGACGGCACCCTCGGCCTCGCGCTCAACCTGGAAGAGCGCGAGATCGGCGCCATCGTCCTCGGCGAGTTCAGCGGCATCGAGGAGGGCCAGCCGGTCTCCCGTACCGGCGAGGTCCTGTCCGTGGCCGTCGGCGAGGGCTACCTCGGCCGCGTCGTCGACCCGCTCGGCGCCCCGATCGACGGCCTCGGCGAGATCGAGACGTCCGGCCGCCGCGCCCTCGAGCTGCAGGCTCCGGGCGTCATGGTCCGTAAGTCGGTGCACGAGCCGATGGAGACCGGCTACAAGGCCGTCGACACGATGACCCCGATCGGCCGCGGTCAGCGTCAGCTGATCATCGGCGACCGTCAGACCGGCAAGACCGCGCTGGCCGTCGACACGATCATCAACCAGCGTGACAACTGGCGCACCGGCGACCCGAACAAGCAGGTCCGCTGCATCTACGTCGCCATCGGCCAGAAGGGCTCCACCATCGCGTCCGTGCGCGGTGCCCTGGAGGAGGCCGGCGCCCTGGAGTACACGACCATCGTCGCCGCCCCGGCGTCCGACCCGGCCGGCTTCAAGTACCTGGCGCCGTACACCGGTTCGGCCATCGGCCAGCACTGGATGTACGAGGGCAAGCACGTCCTCATCGTCTTCGACGACCTCTCGAAGCAGGCCGACGCCTACCGCGCCGTGTCCCTGCTGCTGCGCCGCCCGCCGGGCCGCGAGGCCTACCCGGGCGACGTCTTCTACCTGCACTCCCGGCTGCTGGAGCGCTGCGCCAAGCTCTCCGACGACATGGGCGCCGGTTCGATGACCGGTCTGCCGATCGTCGAGACCAAGGCCAACGACGTCTCGGCGTTCATCCCGACCAACGTCATCTCCATCACCGACGGCCAGTGCTTCCTGGAGTCCGACCTGTTCAACGCCGGTCAGCGTCCGGCCCTGAACGTCGGTATCTCGGTCTCCCGAGTCGGTGGCTCCGCCCAGCACCGGGCGATCCGCCAGGTCTCCGGCCGTCTGCGCGTGGACCTCGCCCAGTTCCGTGAGCTGGAGGCGTTCGCCGCCTTCGGTTCCGACCTGGACGCCGCGTCGAAGGCCCAGCTGGAGCGCGGTCAGCGCATGGTCGAGCTGCTGAAGCAGCCGCAGTACCAGCCGATGTCCACCGAGGACCAGGTCGTCTCCATCTGGGCCGGCACCACCGGCAAGATGGACGAGGTGCCGGTGAACGATATTCGGCGGTTCGAGAAGGAGCTCCTTGAGTACCTGCACCGCAAGGAGCAGGGCCTGCTCACCTCCATCCGGGAGGGCGGCAAGATGTCCGACGACACGCTGCAGGCCATGGCCGACGCGGTCGCGGAGTTCAAGAAGCAGTTCGAGACCTCGGACGGCAAGCTGCTCGGCGAGGAATCGGCCGTCAGCGTCTCCAAGTGACGTAAGGAAGGGACCTGACTCATGGGAGCCCAGCTCCGGGTCTACAAGCGTCGCATCCGATCCGTCACCGCGACCAAGAAGATCACCAAGGCGATGGAGATGATCGCCGCCTCGCGCGTCGTCAAGGCGCAGCGCAAGGTGGCGGCGTCCACGCCGTACGCGCGGGAACTGACCCGCGCGGTCACGGCGGTCGGTACCGGCTCGAACACCAGGCACCCGCTGACCACCCAGGCGGACACGGTCACCCGGTCCGCGGTGCTGCTCCTGACGAGCGACCGTGGTCTCGCCGGTGCCTTCAACTCCAACGCCATCAAGGCGGCGGAGCAGCTGACCGAGCGCCTGGAGCGCGAGGGCAAGCAGGTCGACAGCTACATCGTCGGCCGGCGCGGTGTCGCCCACTACAACTTCCGTGAGCGCAAGATCGCGGAGTCGTGGACCGGGTTCACGGACCAGCCGTCGTACGCGGACGCCAAGAAGGTCGCGGCCCCGCTCATCGAGGCCATCGAGACGGACACGGCGGACGGCGGCGTGGACGAGCTCCACATCGTCTACACCGAGTTCGTGTCGATGATGACGCAGACGGCGCAGGACGCGCGCCTGCTGCCGCTCAGCCTCGACGAGGTCGCCCAGGAGGCGGCGCCGAAGGGCGAGATCCTCCCGCTGTACGACTTCGAGCCCTCGGCGGAGGACGTCCTGGACGCCCTGCTGCCGCGGTACGTGGAAAGCCGTATCTACAACGCGCTGCTTCAGTCGGCCGCTTCGAAGCACGCCGCCACGCGGCGCGCGATGAAGTCGGCCACCGACAACGCCGGCGACCTCATCGAGAACCTCACCCGGCTTGCCAACCAGGCCCGCCAGGCCGAAATCACCCAGGAAATCAGCGAGATCGTCGGAGGCGCAGGCGCCCTCGCCGACGCGACCGCGGGGAGTGACTACTAAATGACCACCACTGTTGAGACCGCGACGGCTACGGGCCGCGTCGCCCGGGTCATCGGCCCGGTCGTCGACGTGGAGTTCCCCGTCGACGCGATGCCGGAGATCTACAACGCCCTCCACGTCGAGGTCTCCGACCCGGCCAAGGCTGGCGAGAAGAAGACGCTGACCCTCGAGGTCGCCCAGCACCTGGGTGACGGCCTGGTCCGCGCCATCTCCATGCAGCCCACCGACGGCCTGGTCCGTCAGGCCCCGGTGACCGACACCGGCTCGGGCATCACCGTCCCGGTCGGCGACTTCACCAAGGGCAAGGTGTTCAACACCCTCGGTGAGGTGCTGAACACCGACGAGACCTACGACGGCGAGCGCTGGTCCATCCACCGCAAGGCTCCCGCCTTCGACCAGCTCGAGTCCAAGACCGAGATGTTCGAGACCGGCCTGAAGGTCGTCGACCTGCTGACCCCGTACGTCAAGGGCGGCAAGATCGGTCTGTTCGGTGGTGCCGGTGTCGGCAAGACCGTGCTGATCCAGGAAATGATCATGCGTGTCGCCAACCTCCACGAGGGCGTCTCCGTCTTCGCGGGCGTCGGCGAGCGCACCCGTGAGGGCAACGACCTCATCGCGGAGATGGAAGAGTCCGGCGTTCTGGACAAGACCGCCCTGGTCTTCGGTCAGATGGACGAGCCCCCGGGCACCCGTCTGCGCGTCGCCCTGGCCGGTCTGACCATGGCGGAGTACTTCCGCGATGTGCAGAAGCAGGACGTGCTGTTCTTCATCGACAACATCTTCCGCTTCACCCAGGCCGGTTCCGAGGTGTCCACCCTGCTCGGCCGTATGCCGTCCGCGGTGGGTTACCAGCCGAACCTGGCGGACGAGATGGGTCAGCTCCAGGAGCGGATCACCTCGACGCGTGGTCACTCGATCACCTCGATGCAGGCGATCTACGTCCCCGCGGACGACCTGACCGACCCGGCCCCGGCCACCACCTTCGCCCACCTCGACGCGACGACGGTGCTCTCCCGTCCGATCTCCGAGAAGGGCATCTACCCGGCCGTGGACCCGCTGGACTCCACGTCCCGCATCCTGGACCCGCGCTACATCGCGCAGGACCACTACGAGTGCGCCATGCGCGTCAAGGGGATCCTGCAGAAGTACAAGGACCTCCAGGACATCATCGCGATCCTCGGTATCGACGAGCTCAGCGAGGAGGACAAGCTGGTCGTCCAGCGTGCCCGCCGCGTGGAGCGCTTCCTGTCCCAGAACACCCACGCCGCCAAGCAGTTCACCGGTGTGGACGGCTCCGACGTGCCGCTGGAGGAGTCGATCGCCGCGTTCAACGCGATCTGCGACGGCGAGTACGACCACTTCCCGGAGCAGGCGTTCTTCATGTGCGGTGGTCTCGAGGACCTGAAGAAGAACGCGAAGGAGCTGGGCGTCTCCTGAGCCACGTGCTCTGACGAGGGGGCGGGGCCCGTCCCGCCCCCTCACCCACGCCTACTAGACTTGTAACCAACACCCGGCAGACCCGCCGGGTGGTGACCCGAGGAGCCACCTTGGCTGCTGAGCTGCACGTCGCGCTGGTCGCGGCCGACCGAGAGGTCTGGTCCGGCGAGGCCTCCCTGGTCGTCGCGCGCACCACGTCCGGCGACATCGGCGTCATGCCCGGTCACCAGCCGCTGCTCGGTGTGCTGGAATCGGGCCCGGTGACCATCCGTACGAGTGATGGTGGGACGGTCGTCGCCGCGGTGCACGGCGGTTTCATCTCGTTCGCGGACAACAAGCTGTCGCTGCTGGCGGAGATCGCCGAGCTGTCGGACGAGATCGATGTCCAGCGCGCGGAGCGGGAGCTCGAGCGCGCGAAGGCGGAGGGCGACGCCTCCGCCGAGCGTCGCGCGGACGTACGCCTGCGAGCGGCGGCGGCGCGCTGAACCAGCGCGTCACGCGATGACGTCACTCAGCCGCGGCTGGAACCGGAGCTCTCCGGTACCGGTCGCGGCTGAGGCAGATGTGGGTGTTTTTTCCATTCCGTTACCGAGGAGACGAGGAGGTCGGTGTCGATGGTCCTCGCTCTGACTGTGTGCGGATTGGTCGTAGTCCTGGTGGCGCTGGGACTGTTCGTCTTCGGCCTGCGTCGCAGGCTCATCCAGCGCTCCGGTGGCACGTTCGACTCCAGCCTGCGCTGGGACGTGCCGGAGAAACCCGACACCAGTGGCAAGGGCTGGAGCTACGGCGTCTCCCGCTACAACGGCGACCGCATCGAGTGGTACCGCATCTTCTCCTACGCCCCTCGCCCGCGCCGCGTCCTGGAGCGTGCGTCGATCGAGGTGGCCGGCCGTCGCGTCCCCGAGGGCGAGGAGGAGCTGGCCCTGCTGTCCGACCACGTGATCCTCGTCTGTCTGCACCGGGGCACGCGCCTGGAACTCGCGATGAGCGAAGACGCGCTGACCGGTTTCCTCGCGTGGCTCGAAGCGGCCCCTCCTGGACAGCGCGTGAACGTCGCCTGACAGCAGGGCGCCGACTTCGGGTGGCGCCGCGCCACCGCCCTACGGTCGGTCTCCGGCCGTGCGGCCTCAAGGCCGGGACGGCGGGTCCCGGGCGGAGGAGGAGCGTGGTCCCGACGCGTTGCAGTTTGCTTCCGTGAGAGTCGCTTGGTATGCGGGGATGTGAGGCGGGGGCGAGCTGTCGTGATCCCGGCCGCCGAGTCAGCCGGTGCCGC
The nucleotide sequence above comes from Streptomyces sp. NL15-2K. Encoded proteins:
- the atpB gene encoding F0F1 ATP synthase subunit A, with product MSADPTQVLAFDTNCHLFDGCGFAEVSPGLHSFLFQPLMGDGDSNLYFNKTMLLALLGSIIIVGFFWAAFRRPQVVPGKFQMVAEAGYDFIRRGVVYETIGKKEGEKYVPLVVSLFFFVWMLNLWSIIPIAQFPVTAIISYPLVLALLVYVLWVSLTFKRQGFVGFWKNVTGYDKSLGAVLPLAMLIELFSNLLIRPFTHAVRLFANMFAGHTLLLLFTIASWYMLNGLGIAYAGVSFVMVIVMTAFELFIQALQAYVFVLLTCTYIQGAMAEHH
- the atpE gene encoding ATP synthase F0 subunit C yields the protein MSTLAAVEGSLGSIGYGLAAIGPGVGVGIIFGNGTQALARQPEAAGLIRANQILGFAFCEALALIGLVMPFVYGY
- a CDS encoding F0F1 ATP synthase subunit B translates to MSPMLIAASEGENPLIPPIPELVIGLIAFVIVFGFLAKKLLPNINKVLEERREAIEGGIEKAEAAQTEAQSVLEQYKAQLAEARHEAARLRQEAQEQGAALIAEMRAEGQRQREEIIAAGHSQIEADRKAASSALRQDVGKLATELAGKLVGESLEEHARQSRVIDRFLDELEEKAEATR
- a CDS encoding F0F1 ATP synthase subunit delta; the encoded protein is MTAHGASREATAAARERLDALTDNTSVDAAQLSDELAAVTALLDREVSLRRVLTDPAQTAESKAELAQRLLGSQVSGPAADLVAGMVRSRWSQSRDLVDALEELASLADLTAAQRAGTLDSVEDELFRFGRIVSSSTELRAALTNRKAGISAKSELLRSLLGGRAAPTTERLVTRLVAAPRGRSLEAGLESLSKLAAERRDRMVAVVTSAVPLSDPQKQRLGAALAKLYGRTMHLNLDVDSEVLGGIRVQVGDEVINGSIADRIEDAGRRMAG
- the atpA gene encoding F0F1 ATP synthase subunit alpha, yielding MAELTIRPEEIRDALETFVQSYKPDAASREEVGTVTLAGDGIAKVEGLPSAMANELLKFEDGTLGLALNLEEREIGAIVLGEFSGIEEGQPVSRTGEVLSVAVGEGYLGRVVDPLGAPIDGLGEIETSGRRALELQAPGVMVRKSVHEPMETGYKAVDTMTPIGRGQRQLIIGDRQTGKTALAVDTIINQRDNWRTGDPNKQVRCIYVAIGQKGSTIASVRGALEEAGALEYTTIVAAPASDPAGFKYLAPYTGSAIGQHWMYEGKHVLIVFDDLSKQADAYRAVSLLLRRPPGREAYPGDVFYLHSRLLERCAKLSDDMGAGSMTGLPIVETKANDVSAFIPTNVISITDGQCFLESDLFNAGQRPALNVGISVSRVGGSAQHRAIRQVSGRLRVDLAQFRELEAFAAFGSDLDAASKAQLERGQRMVELLKQPQYQPMSTEDQVVSIWAGTTGKMDEVPVNDIRRFEKELLEYLHRKEQGLLTSIREGGKMSDDTLQAMADAVAEFKKQFETSDGKLLGEESAVSVSK
- a CDS encoding F0F1 ATP synthase subunit gamma gives rise to the protein MGAQLRVYKRRIRSVTATKKITKAMEMIAASRVVKAQRKVAASTPYARELTRAVTAVGTGSNTRHPLTTQADTVTRSAVLLLTSDRGLAGAFNSNAIKAAEQLTERLEREGKQVDSYIVGRRGVAHYNFRERKIAESWTGFTDQPSYADAKKVAAPLIEAIETDTADGGVDELHIVYTEFVSMMTQTAQDARLLPLSLDEVAQEAAPKGEILPLYDFEPSAEDVLDALLPRYVESRIYNALLQSAASKHAATRRAMKSATDNAGDLIENLTRLANQARQAEITQEISEIVGGAGALADATAGSDY
- the atpD gene encoding F0F1 ATP synthase subunit beta; the encoded protein is MTTTVETATATGRVARVIGPVVDVEFPVDAMPEIYNALHVEVSDPAKAGEKKTLTLEVAQHLGDGLVRAISMQPTDGLVRQAPVTDTGSGITVPVGDFTKGKVFNTLGEVLNTDETYDGERWSIHRKAPAFDQLESKTEMFETGLKVVDLLTPYVKGGKIGLFGGAGVGKTVLIQEMIMRVANLHEGVSVFAGVGERTREGNDLIAEMEESGVLDKTALVFGQMDEPPGTRLRVALAGLTMAEYFRDVQKQDVLFFIDNIFRFTQAGSEVSTLLGRMPSAVGYQPNLADEMGQLQERITSTRGHSITSMQAIYVPADDLTDPAPATTFAHLDATTVLSRPISEKGIYPAVDPLDSTSRILDPRYIAQDHYECAMRVKGILQKYKDLQDIIAILGIDELSEEDKLVVQRARRVERFLSQNTHAAKQFTGVDGSDVPLEESIAAFNAICDGEYDHFPEQAFFMCGGLEDLKKNAKELGVS
- a CDS encoding F0F1 ATP synthase subunit epsilon, whose translation is MAAELHVALVAADREVWSGEASLVVARTTSGDIGVMPGHQPLLGVLESGPVTIRTSDGGTVVAAVHGGFISFADNKLSLLAEIAELSDEIDVQRAERELERAKAEGDASAERRADVRLRAAAAR
- a CDS encoding DUF2550 domain-containing protein, with product MVLALTVCGLVVVLVALGLFVFGLRRRLIQRSGGTFDSSLRWDVPEKPDTSGKGWSYGVSRYNGDRIEWYRIFSYAPRPRRVLERASIEVAGRRVPEGEEELALLSDHVILVCLHRGTRLELAMSEDALTGFLAWLEAAPPGQRVNVA